One window of Aerococcus tenax genomic DNA carries:
- the dnaA gene encoding chromosomal replication initiator protein DnaA encodes MDPLQELWQVVSEYFREHLTKGSFDTWILGLKPLRMDHDVLYIEAVSQLHKKHIESNYMMQLQQVIYDYLGREIRIEITLDNQQAGSNHLDFGQAVSPTSAPADSRPANRHSDLNPKYTFENFVVGEGNKMAHAAALAVAEGPGRDYNPLFFYGGVGLGKTHLMQAIGHEVLRTHPDAIVKYVTSETFTNDFIEAIRTNTMPDFHQAYRHVDMLLVDDIQFIGNKQSTQEEFFHTFNALYNNNKHIVLNSDRDASQIPELEDRLVSRFKQGLSTDITPPDLETRIAILRNKAKVNGIDIPDETLSYIAGQIDTNIRELEGALTSVQAYAVMNQEELSPDVAARALSNYRDANTKKVPSIAEIQETVADYFDLTVADLKGKKRKRDIVVPRQIAMFLSREITDASLPKIGQEFGGKDHTTVLHAHEKISEAMKSATEIKENVESIQNLLKR; translated from the coding sequence ATGGATCCTTTACAGGAACTTTGGCAAGTGGTGAGCGAATATTTTCGTGAACACTTGACCAAGGGAAGTTTCGATACCTGGATTTTGGGCCTCAAGCCCCTCCGGATGGATCATGATGTCTTATACATCGAAGCTGTTTCCCAACTGCACAAAAAACACATTGAATCCAATTATATGATGCAGTTGCAACAGGTGATTTATGACTATCTGGGCCGGGAAATTCGGATCGAAATTACACTCGACAACCAACAAGCGGGGAGCAATCACTTAGACTTCGGTCAAGCTGTTAGCCCGACTAGTGCCCCAGCTGATAGCCGCCCAGCTAATCGGCATAGCGACTTAAACCCTAAATACACCTTCGAAAACTTTGTGGTAGGTGAAGGGAATAAAATGGCCCATGCCGCTGCCTTAGCGGTGGCAGAAGGGCCGGGACGGGACTACAACCCCCTCTTCTTCTATGGGGGTGTAGGACTAGGGAAGACCCATCTCATGCAAGCCATTGGCCACGAAGTCTTACGGACTCATCCTGATGCGATTGTCAAATACGTCACCAGTGAGACCTTTACCAACGACTTTATTGAAGCGATTCGGACCAATACTATGCCTGACTTCCACCAGGCCTACCGTCATGTAGACATGCTCTTGGTCGATGATATTCAATTTATCGGTAACAAGCAGTCGACCCAGGAAGAATTCTTCCATACCTTTAACGCTCTCTACAATAATAATAAGCATATCGTCCTCAACAGTGACCGCGATGCCAGTCAAATTCCTGAGTTAGAAGACCGGTTGGTTTCCCGCTTTAAACAAGGTTTATCGACGGATATCACCCCACCCGACTTGGAAACGCGGATTGCCATTTTGCGCAACAAAGCCAAGGTCAACGGCATTGATATCCCAGATGAGACCCTCTCCTATATCGCTGGTCAAATTGATACCAATATTCGCGAGCTAGAAGGTGCCCTCACCAGTGTCCAAGCCTATGCGGTCATGAACCAAGAAGAACTCAGTCCTGATGTCGCCGCGCGGGCCTTATCCAATTATCGCGACGCCAACACTAAAAAGGTGCCAAGTATTGCTGAAATTCAAGAAACCGTAGCCGATTACTTTGACCTGACTGTGGCCGATTTAAAAGGGAAGAAACGGAAACGGGACATTGTCGTCCCCCGGCAAATTGCCATGTTCCTCTCTCGGGAAATTACTGATGCCTCTTTGCCTAAGATTGGCCAAGAATTCGGCGGCAAAGACCATACCACAGTCCTCCATGCCCATGAAAAAATCTCAGAAGCCATGAAATCAGCCACTGAGATTAAGGAAAATGTCGAAAGTATTCAAAATTTACTCAAACGTTAG